Proteins found in one Quercus robur chromosome 2, dhQueRobu3.1, whole genome shotgun sequence genomic segment:
- the LOC126712462 gene encoding uncharacterized protein LOC126712462, which translates to MDRYQRVEKPKADTPIDENEIRITSQGRMRNYITYAMSLLHDEKGSNEIVFKAMGRAINKTVTIVELIKRRIVGLHQITSIGSTDITDTWEPLEEGLLPLETTRHVSMITITLSKNELNTSAVGYQPPLPADQVKASVEFDYEGEGSPNGRGRGRGGRGRPRARGNGFMTADYEDGGWDRSRGNPRGRGRGRGRGFRGRGRGGYNGPQVDIQQDGGYNRDALPQGRGRGRGRGGYRGRGRGFRPNGPIQAAA; encoded by the exons ATGGATCGGTACCAGAGGGTGGAGAAGCCGAAAGCAGATACTCCGATTGATGAGAATGAGATTCGGATTACCAGTCAGGGAAGGATGCGCAATTATATCACCTATGCCATGAGTCTCCTTCac gatGAGAAAGGCTCGAATGAAATTGTATTCAAGGCTATGGGAAGAGCAATCAACAAGACTGTGACAATTGTGGAGCTTATCAAG AGAAGAATTGTTGGTCTTCATCAGATCACTTCAATTGGATCCACGGACATAACTGATACATGGGAGCCTCTAGAGGAAGGCCTGCTTCC ATTGGAAACCACAAGGCATGTATCAATGATAACAATAACCCTTTCAAAGAACGAGCTGAATACGTCTGCTGTTGG GTACCAGCCTCCATTACCTGCTGACCAGGTGAAGGCATCTGTCGAGTTCGATTATGAAGGAG AGGGCTCACCCAATGGTCGAGGTCGGGGCCGTGGTGGCAGAGGAAGGCCAAGGGCTAGAG gGAATGGGTTTATGACAGCTGATTATGAGGATGGAGGCTGGGACCGCAGTAGGGGAAATCCTAGAGGTAGGGGTCGTGGGAGAGGACGTGGTTTCCGTGGTCGTGGAAGGGGAGGATACAATGGACCTCAGGTTGATATTCAGCAAGATGGAGGATACAATCGGGATGCACTTCCTCAAGGCCGCG GTCGTGGTCGTGGGAGGGGGGGGTATCGTGGAAGGGGTCGTGGCTTTAGACCTAATGGGCCGATCCAGGCAGCTGCATGA